A DNA window from Chlamydia felis Fe/C-56 contains the following coding sequences:
- the uvrA gene encoding excinuclease ABC subunit UvrA: MPNLPVRISGITVRNLKNISIEFLPGEIVLLTGVSGSGKSSLAFDTVYAAGRKRYVSTLPAFFATTLSSLPDPTVENIRGLSPTIAVKQNHFSHHAHATVGSVTELSQHLALLFSLDGEARDPHTQKVLHLQSKEKILSTLANIPDETQISLLAPLIDKSLTSIQECVRQGYTQIRIDGVISSIYPYLSSPINEETPVDILVDSFIKKESNNARMKVSLFSALNIGKGHCSINTGTHEEAFSTQVHIPETQQTYTPLTPQLFSPHSLEDRCVRCQGTGVYITIVDLSLIQNDLSIRENCCKLAGNCSTYFYHALYQSLADTLGFSLDTPWKDLSPSIQNAFLYGKKHLVLPVRLFDSTLGKKSLTYKLWRGILNDIGEKVRYAAKPSKHIPEGTTASPCPACQGTGLGEYACAATWQGKTFVEFQKMPLDEFFSFTSSINTSSKSVREVLEGLNNRLSILINLGLSYLTPNRTLATLSGGEQERTALAKHLGAELSGITYILDEPSIGLHPRDTHKLIQVIQKLRDQGNSILLVEHDDQMISFCDRIIDIGPRAGIFGGEVLFNGSPKEFLNSCDSLTAKYLRHELTIEIPEKRPKAKATLSLSHATTNNLKDVTISLPLERITAVTGVSGSGKSSLINDTLVPAMERLIQGEQEPNLYINGGKIERIVHITRDLPGRSQRSIPLTYIKVFDDLRELFAQQPKSKRLGLTKGHFSFNLSLGSCTECLGIGSITLDDHNSIPCPLCHGKRFQSQVLEVHYQGKNIADILDMTAYEAEKFFMTTPHIHEKIHALCSLGLDHLPLGRPLSSLSGGEIQRLKLTYELLAPSKKPSLYILDEPTTGLHTHDIHALIHVLLSLTYQGHTVVIIEHNMHIVKISDHVIELGPEGGNLGGYLLASCSPEELILLDTHTAKALQPYFKKTKALPKLSEKPKKEHFLRDISIQDAYHNNLKHIDITFPRNALTVVSGPSASGKHSLVFNILYAAGNIAYAELFPYYVRQALIKQTPLPQVESVRGLSPVIAIKKMGIRKNSRNSLASALDITNGLEKLFALLGKPHCPLTGALLEKITPQTIVDQLFQEHENSYVTITSPISPEEDLITSLQTKQQEGYLKLFANNEFYDLEDPLPEILEDPAIVIQHTKISKNHESSLLSSLTLAFSLSPTARLHIHDQGEVTHLLVFTLGWQDSFGNSYPNITRKLLSRDHIEGQCQQCCGSGKILKLSLMEHKDKISNYSPLSLFELFFPDSSSKPVLDLIKELNILPKTRIQDLDTTTLEKLFQGTKAHAGLERILMEHCNLVPSCPLLHPLIISDTCSACSGWGIHTYAQQVRIGQTSLIDIYLEDTTFLKNFLGKIHDNQAQPIIQDLQNRLTFINKVGLGYITLGQQQDTLSDGEHYRLHLAKKISTNLTDIVYLLEDPLSGLHPQDTPTLVQLLKELVTNNNTVIATDRSDVLQLYADHTVKLGPGSGPQGGYLSPHSPIPIEELEEHRKALPKETLDVRLTIHNISNLHVQAPIHSIVAIAGVSGSGKTSLLTEGFLKRAQNLIDSGYKHFSNVLFFDSHPLLSSQRSDIGTYFDITPHLRNFYASLTQAKALNITASMLSTNTKQGQCSDCLGLGYRLIDRAFYALEKRPCPNCSGYRIQPLSQEVVYEGKHFGKLLQTPIEDIPEVFPFIQKIQAPLQALIQAGLGYLPLGQNLSSLSLGEKISVKIARFLYLPPKEPTLFLLDEISTSLDTNKKTQLQQLFRSLVSQGHSIIYIDHDIHLLKHADYIIELGPGSGKYGGQVLFSGEPKNIASSKKSILKTYMQRL, from the coding sequence ATGCCCAACCTACCTGTTCGTATTTCTGGTATTACAGTCAGAAATCTAAAAAATATCTCCATAGAATTCCTGCCCGGAGAGATTGTCTTGCTGACCGGAGTATCAGGATCTGGGAAGTCCTCATTAGCTTTTGACACTGTATACGCAGCAGGAAGAAAACGATATGTATCTACACTACCAGCGTTTTTTGCCACGACATTATCTTCTTTACCTGACCCTACTGTTGAAAATATTCGGGGTTTGTCCCCCACTATTGCTGTTAAGCAAAACCATTTTTCCCATCATGCGCATGCTACTGTAGGAAGTGTGACAGAACTTTCCCAACACCTAGCTTTATTATTCTCTCTAGATGGAGAAGCTAGAGACCCTCATACCCAAAAAGTTCTTCATTTACAAAGTAAGGAAAAAATTCTTTCTACACTTGCAAATATTCCCGACGAAACGCAGATAAGCCTGCTAGCCCCTTTAATAGATAAAAGCCTTACCTCCATTCAAGAATGCGTAAGACAGGGATATACCCAAATCCGTATTGATGGCGTTATCTCTTCAATTTATCCGTATCTTTCCTCTCCTATAAATGAAGAGACCCCCGTGGATATTCTTGTAGACTCCTTCATTAAAAAAGAGAGTAACAATGCTAGAATGAAGGTCAGCCTGTTTTCAGCTCTTAACATAGGCAAGGGGCACTGTTCTATAAATACAGGGACCCATGAGGAAGCTTTTTCTACACAGGTACATATTCCAGAAACACAACAGACCTATACCCCATTAACCCCACAGTTATTTTCTCCCCATAGTTTGGAAGACCGTTGTGTTAGATGCCAAGGAACAGGAGTCTACATCACTATCGTAGATCTTTCTCTCATTCAAAATGATTTATCCATCCGGGAAAATTGTTGCAAACTTGCTGGGAACTGCTCCACATATTTCTATCATGCTCTTTATCAATCTCTAGCAGACACTTTAGGCTTTAGTTTAGATACTCCTTGGAAAGATCTCTCCCCATCAATTCAAAATGCTTTTCTCTATGGTAAAAAACACCTAGTTCTTCCCGTACGACTTTTTGATTCTACATTAGGAAAAAAATCCCTTACATATAAGCTGTGGAGAGGCATTCTTAATGATATTGGTGAAAAAGTACGCTATGCCGCAAAACCTTCCAAACATATCCCGGAGGGAACAACAGCATCCCCATGTCCGGCATGTCAAGGAACGGGACTTGGAGAATATGCCTGTGCAGCTACATGGCAAGGAAAGACTTTTGTTGAATTTCAGAAAATGCCTCTTGATGAGTTTTTCTCTTTTACATCTTCTATAAATACATCCTCAAAATCAGTTCGCGAGGTGCTAGAAGGTCTAAATAATCGCCTTTCCATACTTATTAATTTGGGTCTTTCCTATCTTACTCCGAATAGAACTCTAGCGACGCTCTCTGGAGGAGAGCAAGAGCGTACAGCTCTTGCCAAGCATCTGGGAGCCGAGCTATCTGGTATTACCTATATCCTTGATGAACCTTCTATAGGACTACATCCTCGCGATACGCACAAACTCATTCAGGTAATTCAAAAACTACGTGATCAGGGAAACTCTATTCTTCTCGTTGAGCATGATGATCAAATGATTTCTTTTTGTGATCGCATCATCGATATCGGTCCTCGAGCAGGAATTTTCGGAGGGGAGGTACTATTTAATGGCTCTCCTAAAGAGTTTCTGAATTCTTGCGATTCGCTAACAGCAAAATACCTGCGTCATGAACTTACTATAGAAATTCCTGAAAAGCGTCCTAAAGCAAAAGCCACACTATCTCTATCTCATGCAACCACAAACAACTTAAAAGACGTAACTATTTCTCTACCTTTGGAGAGAATAACAGCCGTAACTGGCGTCTCTGGCTCAGGAAAGTCATCTTTAATTAATGACACGCTAGTTCCTGCCATGGAACGTCTTATTCAAGGAGAACAAGAGCCGAATTTATATATAAATGGGGGGAAGATCGAACGTATCGTGCATATTACCCGAGATTTGCCCGGTCGTTCTCAACGTTCTATTCCTCTCACTTATATTAAAGTTTTTGACGACCTTCGAGAACTATTCGCTCAGCAACCAAAAAGCAAACGATTAGGACTAACAAAGGGACATTTTAGTTTTAATCTTTCTTTAGGCTCATGTACGGAATGCCTGGGTATAGGATCTATAACTCTCGATGATCATAATTCTATTCCTTGTCCTCTTTGTCATGGAAAACGATTCCAATCTCAAGTTTTAGAAGTACACTATCAAGGGAAAAACATTGCTGACATTTTAGATATGACAGCATATGAAGCTGAAAAATTCTTCATGACCACTCCCCATATTCATGAAAAGATACACGCATTATGTTCCCTAGGTCTTGATCATCTTCCTTTAGGAAGACCTCTCTCAAGTTTATCGGGAGGAGAAATTCAAAGGCTAAAACTAACCTATGAGCTGCTTGCGCCTTCTAAAAAACCTAGTCTCTATATTCTTGACGAGCCAACAACAGGCCTTCATACTCACGATATTCACGCTCTTATTCATGTTCTTCTTTCCCTTACGTATCAAGGGCATACTGTAGTAATTATAGAACACAATATGCACATTGTAAAAATTTCCGATCATGTTATTGAGCTTGGTCCTGAAGGAGGAAATCTCGGTGGTTATCTATTAGCCTCATGCTCTCCTGAAGAGCTTATCCTCTTAGATACGCACACAGCGAAGGCTCTACAACCATACTTTAAAAAGACAAAAGCACTCCCTAAATTATCTGAAAAACCGAAAAAAGAGCATTTTCTTAGGGATATTTCTATTCAAGATGCTTATCACAACAATCTGAAACATATTGACATCACATTCCCTCGCAATGCTCTAACAGTAGTTTCGGGGCCTTCAGCTTCGGGAAAGCATTCCCTGGTTTTTAATATCCTTTATGCAGCAGGAAATATTGCTTATGCAGAGCTATTCCCCTATTATGTGCGCCAAGCGCTGATTAAACAAACCCCGCTGCCACAAGTAGAAAGTGTTCGAGGACTATCTCCTGTTATTGCAATAAAAAAAATGGGAATAAGAAAAAATTCCCGAAACTCGCTAGCTTCTGCTTTAGACATTACTAACGGTCTTGAAAAACTCTTCGCTCTTTTAGGGAAACCCCATTGCCCGTTAACAGGAGCTCTTCTTGAAAAAATCACTCCCCAAACCATCGTAGATCAACTATTCCAAGAGCATGAAAATTCTTATGTAACGATAACGTCGCCGATATCTCCTGAAGAAGATCTCATTACGTCCCTTCAAACAAAGCAACAAGAAGGATATCTTAAGCTATTTGCTAATAATGAGTTTTATGATCTGGAAGACCCTCTTCCTGAAATTTTAGAAGACCCCGCTATTGTTATTCAACACACGAAAATATCTAAAAATCATGAATCATCGCTCTTATCATCTCTAACATTAGCTTTCTCATTATCTCCGACAGCACGATTGCACATTCATGATCAAGGGGAAGTCACACACTTACTCGTCTTTACACTAGGTTGGCAAGACTCTTTTGGAAATAGTTATCCAAATATTACCCGCAAACTCTTATCCCGAGATCATATTGAAGGACAATGTCAACAATGTTGTGGATCAGGAAAAATCTTAAAACTTTCTTTGATGGAGCATAAAGATAAAATCTCTAACTACTCTCCTCTGTCTCTTTTTGAGTTATTCTTTCCAGACAGCTCTTCCAAACCCGTTCTTGATCTTATTAAAGAGTTGAATATTCTCCCAAAAACGCGAATTCAAGATCTAGATACCACTACTTTAGAAAAACTATTTCAGGGAACAAAAGCACATGCCGGGCTAGAAAGAATCCTTATGGAACATTGTAACCTCGTTCCTTCCTGTCCTCTTTTGCATCCTCTTATTATCTCCGATACATGTTCTGCATGCTCAGGATGGGGAATTCACACTTATGCGCAACAGGTACGCATAGGGCAAACTTCTCTCATAGATATCTATCTAGAAGATACAACCTTTCTTAAAAACTTCTTAGGGAAGATCCACGACAATCAGGCACAGCCTATCATTCAAGATTTACAAAACCGATTAACTTTTATTAATAAGGTAGGTCTCGGTTATATTACCCTTGGGCAACAACAAGATACCCTTAGTGATGGCGAGCATTACCGTCTGCATCTTGCAAAAAAAATATCTACGAATCTTACAGATATCGTTTATCTTCTTGAGGACCCTTTATCGGGACTACATCCTCAAGATACCCCTACGTTAGTCCAACTTCTTAAAGAACTCGTTACTAACAATAATACCGTGATTGCTACGGATCGTAGCGATGTATTACAGCTTTATGCTGATCATACAGTAAAATTAGGACCGGGATCAGGTCCTCAAGGAGGGTACCTTTCTCCGCACTCACCTATACCTATAGAAGAACTGGAGGAGCATCGTAAAGCTCTCCCTAAAGAAACTCTAGATGTTCGCCTGACGATTCATAATATTTCTAATCTTCATGTACAGGCTCCTATCCATAGTATTGTTGCGATTGCTGGAGTATCAGGATCAGGAAAAACCTCATTGCTAACTGAAGGTTTTCTCAAACGAGCACAAAATCTCATAGATTCTGGTTATAAGCACTTTTCTAATGTGTTATTTTTTGATTCCCATCCTCTACTATCTTCTCAACGCTCTGATATCGGCACATATTTTGATATTACTCCACACTTAAGAAACTTCTACGCATCACTCACACAAGCAAAGGCCTTAAATATTACGGCGAGCATGCTCAGTACAAATACAAAACAGGGGCAATGTTCAGACTGTTTAGGGTTAGGATACCGCCTAATAGATAGAGCCTTCTATGCATTAGAGAAACGCCCTTGTCCCAACTGTTCGGGATACCGCATCCAACCTCTATCTCAAGAAGTCGTTTATGAAGGGAAGCATTTCGGAAAGCTTCTCCAAACTCCTATAGAAGATATCCCAGAGGTCTTTCCTTTTATTCAAAAAATCCAAGCTCCCCTGCAAGCGCTTATACAAGCGGGACTAGGCTATTTACCCCTGGGTCAGAATCTATCTTCCTTATCTCTAGGAGAAAAAATCTCTGTGAAGATTGCTAGATTCCTCTACCTTCCTCCAAAAGAACCCACCCTATTTTTACTAGATGAGATATCTACTTCCCTAGATACAAACAAGAAAACCCAGTTACAACAGCTATTTCGTTCTTTGGTCTCTCAAGGACATTCTATTATCTATATTGATCATGACATACACCTATTAAAACACGCGGATTATATAATCGAGCTCGGACCGGGATCCGGGAAATACGGAGGACAAGTACTCTTTTCAGGGGAACCTAAAAATATAGCTTCCTCTAAAAAGTCCATATTAAAAACTTACATGCAAAGATTATAA
- a CDS encoding valine--tRNA ligase: MEEDVFPKAYDPKGLEDKLYAFWEDAGMFTAQSASNKPPYAIIMPPPNVTGILHMGHALVNTLQDVLIRYKRMSGFEVCWVPGTDHAGIATQTVVERHLYSSLGKRRIDFSREEFLEYVWEWKEKSEGIILSQLRQLGCSCDWSRLRFTMEPLASRAVKKAFKVLFDRGHIYRGYYLVNWDPVLQTALADDEVEYEEKDGWLYYIRYRVVDSSDEIIVATTRPETLLGDTAIAISPDDERYSHLLGAKVHLPFVDREIPIIGDMSVDPLFGTGAVKITPAHDRDDYRTGINHNLPLVNILTPTGKINENGGIFAGLSKEKARDDIITALDAMGLFVKKEPYTLRVGVSYRSGAVIEPYLSKQWFVSVDSFRDSLREFVASDSIKIFPPEFTRNYLSWVNNLRDWCISRQLWWGHRIPVWYHKSDEDRIICYDGEGLPEEVAQDPDSWDQDPDVLDTWFSSGLWPLTCLGWPDVEAKDLKKFYPTSVLITGHDILFFWVTRMVLLCSAMVGEKPFSDVFLHGLIFGKSYKRYNNLGEWTYISGEEKHAYDMGKPLPKDVTAKWEKLSKSKGNVIDPLEMIDKYGADAVRMALCSCANRGEQIDLDYRLFEEYKNFANKIWNGARFIFGHISNLTGKDLADGINQNLLGLEDYYILDGFNRLLKELESAYQSYAFDRVTTMAYEFFRNDFCSTYIEIIKPTLYGKQGNDEDRLTKQKLLAVLLVNILGVLHPIAPFVTETLFLKLKEAIGVIVDASSDEITAHALNMLRADSYVLAPYPQAMRITIPDNLHASFALAERLVYTIRNIRGEMQLDPRASLEAFVICPEGVSVDTYVPMMCALGGLSSVEHLTEEPKDRVYSLGVVEGIRLGVFVPIEQITKEKNRLEKEKIRLEKAIESVSRLLGSENFRAKANPDLVSAKEEALKNNRMELQSILDKLASFS, translated from the coding sequence ATGGAAGAGGATGTATTTCCTAAGGCTTATGACCCTAAGGGATTGGAAGACAAGTTGTACGCTTTTTGGGAAGATGCTGGAATGTTCACAGCTCAATCGGCAAGCAACAAACCTCCCTATGCTATTATTATGCCCCCACCGAATGTAACGGGAATTTTACACATGGGGCATGCCCTTGTGAACACCCTTCAGGATGTTCTTATTCGTTATAAGCGTATGTCGGGATTTGAGGTGTGCTGGGTTCCCGGTACAGATCACGCAGGTATCGCTACACAAACAGTAGTGGAAAGACACTTATACTCTTCCTTAGGAAAGCGTCGTATAGATTTTTCTCGAGAAGAATTCTTAGAATATGTTTGGGAATGGAAAGAGAAAAGCGAAGGTATAATTCTCTCTCAATTGCGCCAATTAGGATGTTCTTGCGATTGGTCTCGATTGCGTTTCACTATGGAACCTTTGGCCAGCCGTGCTGTGAAAAAAGCTTTTAAGGTGCTGTTTGATCGGGGACATATTTATAGGGGATACTATCTTGTTAACTGGGATCCCGTTTTACAAACGGCGCTTGCTGATGATGAAGTAGAGTACGAAGAAAAAGACGGTTGGCTTTACTACATTCGATATCGCGTAGTAGATAGCTCTGATGAAATTATAGTAGCAACAACACGTCCTGAAACATTACTCGGTGATACGGCTATTGCGATTTCTCCTGATGATGAGCGGTATAGCCATTTATTAGGAGCTAAAGTACATCTGCCCTTTGTTGATCGTGAGATTCCCATTATTGGGGATATGTCTGTAGATCCTCTATTTGGTACTGGAGCTGTAAAGATCACTCCCGCTCATGATAGAGACGATTATCGCACAGGAATAAATCATAATTTACCTTTAGTGAATATCCTTACCCCTACTGGAAAAATCAATGAGAATGGAGGAATATTCGCAGGGTTAAGTAAAGAAAAAGCTCGAGACGATATTATCACTGCATTAGATGCTATGGGGTTATTTGTTAAAAAAGAGCCCTACACCCTTAGAGTTGGGGTGTCCTATCGTTCAGGAGCTGTTATCGAGCCGTATTTATCGAAACAGTGGTTTGTTTCTGTAGATAGCTTCAGAGACTCCCTAAGAGAGTTTGTCGCCAGTGATTCCATAAAGATTTTCCCTCCAGAGTTTACAAGAAATTATCTTTCTTGGGTAAACAACCTTCGTGACTGGTGTATTAGTAGGCAGTTGTGGTGGGGACACCGCATTCCCGTATGGTATCATAAGAGCGATGAAGATCGTATAATCTGCTATGATGGAGAGGGTCTTCCAGAAGAGGTCGCTCAGGATCCCGACTCTTGGGATCAAGATCCTGATGTATTAGATACATGGTTTTCTTCAGGGTTATGGCCTTTAACATGTTTAGGTTGGCCTGATGTAGAAGCCAAAGATTTAAAGAAGTTTTATCCCACATCGGTTCTCATTACCGGACATGATATTTTATTTTTCTGGGTCACGCGCATGGTGCTGCTTTGTAGTGCTATGGTTGGCGAAAAGCCCTTTAGTGATGTCTTCCTTCATGGATTGATTTTTGGAAAGTCTTACAAGCGTTATAACAATCTTGGGGAATGGACTTATATCTCCGGGGAAGAAAAACATGCTTATGATATGGGCAAACCTCTCCCGAAGGATGTTACGGCAAAATGGGAAAAGCTTTCAAAGTCTAAGGGTAATGTTATCGATCCCTTAGAGATGATTGATAAATACGGCGCAGATGCTGTGCGCATGGCACTGTGTTCATGTGCAAATCGTGGCGAGCAAATTGATCTTGATTATCGTCTATTTGAGGAATACAAAAACTTCGCTAATAAGATCTGGAATGGAGCGCGATTTATTTTTGGTCACATTTCCAATCTAACAGGAAAAGATCTTGCTGATGGTATAAATCAGAATCTTTTAGGTTTGGAAGATTATTATATTCTTGATGGGTTTAATCGATTATTAAAAGAGCTAGAGTCTGCCTATCAAAGTTACGCTTTCGATAGGGTAACAACTATGGCGTATGAATTCTTCAGAAATGATTTTTGCTCTACATATATAGAGATCATCAAGCCTACCTTATACGGTAAGCAAGGCAACGATGAAGATCGTCTCACAAAACAGAAATTGCTAGCTGTTTTACTCGTGAACATTTTGGGGGTTTTACATCCTATAGCTCCTTTTGTTACGGAAACTTTATTCTTAAAATTGAAAGAAGCTATCGGTGTTATTGTTGATGCGAGCTCCGATGAGATCACAGCACACGCTTTAAATATGTTGCGGGCAGATTCTTATGTGTTGGCTCCTTATCCTCAAGCTATGCGCATTACTATTCCTGATAACCTTCACGCATCTTTTGCTCTTGCAGAAAGGCTGGTGTATACAATTAGAAATATTCGTGGAGAGATGCAACTGGATCCTAGAGCTTCTTTAGAAGCATTTGTTATTTGCCCTGAAGGAGTTTCTGTAGATACTTATGTACCTATGATGTGCGCTCTTGGAGGATTATCTTCCGTTGAACATTTGACGGAAGAGCCTAAAGATCGTGTATATAGCTTAGGTGTAGTTGAGGGGATTCGTCTTGGAGTGTTTGTTCCTATAGAACAAATTACTAAAGAAAAAAATCGCCTAGAAAAAGAGAAAATTCGTTTAGAGAAGGCCATCGAAAGTGTCTCGCGCTTATTGGGTAGTGAGAATTTTCGTGCAAAGGCTAATCCAGATCTTGTAAGTGCTAAAGAAGAAGCTTTAAAAAATAATCGTATGGAATTACAAAGTATTCTTGATAAGCTAGCGTCGTTTTCTTAG
- the pknD gene encoding serine/threonine-protein kinase PknD produces the protein MQRYDIIRMIGKGGMGEVYLAYDPVCSRKVALKRIREDLSDNELLKKRFLREAKIAADLVHPGVVPVFTICSDSDPVYYTMPYIEGYTLKSLLKSVWQCDSLPKDLAEQTSVGTFLSIFHKICSTVEYVHSRGILHRDLKPDNILLGLFSEVVILDWGAALSKEMQEEVLLDIDIPVTGSMFSNMTIPGKIVGTPDYMAPERLRGTPASESTDIYALGVILYQMLTLSFPYRNKKGKKISFRHQISSPEEIAPHREIPPFLSQVAMKALAADPKVRYASVKELKDDIEQHLQGSPEWTPKTILHTQKAECWKLRESILLSKYFPMLGVSPALWYSLAISKIESFSEVRLEYTLLRKGLEDGFGILLPPSEGVDHGDFYHGYGFWLHIKNSVFSVSLVKNGLEIRKTSRPIKENKEKFFIALEKQNHRLSLIIDHVVWMIHMDYLPGRGGRIGVIIQDVTDVCGNIVVLESSGSLQVSCLAVPDAFLNEKLYDRAITFYRRIAESFPGRKEGYEAQFRIGIALLEKASESGDSEGFTQALGKFEILHNSVAAPLEYLGKALVYQRLGEYNEEVKSLLLALKRYCQCPEISRIRDHIVYRLHETLYSNHRLSLVFMLLALHIAPESINATEEEYFVKNLHGKIQDTLFCNLDLSPIDFRSSKMELLLSYWSGFTPFLPGLFQKYWDLKDYRALADVFYVAADLGNREFLEMYSDLVRENICSTTCTEDIVEFLPHQLEHFFSGVRAISLHEPLEKVFAHIEILDPVLILYLFDLFAKDALIHHRGELILSAITLIEKYVSSQQYYEHLLPCEVLAYLWMKDEKKVYNLLCNNYEESLWLDDRSPAFVLYGCWLALVEDSSLSYLHLSGCREDALYPRALIGGFCSPLGICENQLSYQERRKLLLQKFIFFHCLGMNEERDNCTVAYDLLSIERSL, from the coding sequence TTGCAGCGTTACGATATTATCAGAATGATCGGTAAAGGGGGAATGGGAGAGGTTTATTTGGCCTACGATCCCGTATGCTCGCGTAAGGTTGCTCTAAAGAGAATTCGTGAGGACCTTTCTGATAATGAGTTGTTAAAGAAACGGTTTCTTAGAGAAGCGAAAATTGCCGCGGATCTTGTTCACCCTGGAGTTGTTCCTGTTTTCACAATTTGTAGTGACAGCGATCCAGTGTACTACACAATGCCTTACATAGAAGGGTACACTCTTAAGAGCCTGTTAAAAAGCGTTTGGCAATGTGATTCTCTCCCTAAGGATCTTGCTGAGCAAACTTCCGTAGGGACTTTTCTTTCTATCTTTCATAAGATTTGCTCTACTGTAGAGTATGTACATTCTCGAGGGATCCTCCATAGAGATCTTAAGCCCGACAATATTTTACTCGGGCTTTTTAGTGAGGTTGTTATTTTAGATTGGGGAGCAGCCCTATCTAAAGAAATGCAGGAAGAGGTTCTATTAGATATAGATATCCCTGTAACAGGATCTATGTTTTCCAATATGACCATTCCCGGTAAGATCGTGGGCACGCCAGACTACATGGCTCCTGAGCGTTTGCGAGGAACTCCTGCTTCAGAGAGCACAGACATCTATGCCTTAGGGGTGATTCTCTATCAGATGCTAACGCTTTCTTTCCCCTATCGCAATAAAAAGGGAAAGAAAATAAGTTTCCGTCATCAGATTAGTTCCCCCGAAGAAATTGCTCCCCATCGAGAAATTCCTCCTTTTCTTTCTCAAGTAGCAATGAAAGCATTGGCCGCTGATCCTAAAGTAAGATACGCTTCTGTAAAGGAGTTAAAAGATGATATAGAACAGCATTTACAGGGAAGCCCAGAATGGACTCCTAAGACAATCTTACATACTCAGAAAGCAGAATGTTGGAAATTACGCGAGTCTATTTTGTTGTCTAAATACTTCCCTATGTTGGGAGTGTCCCCAGCTTTATGGTATAGTCTAGCAATTTCTAAGATAGAAAGTTTTTCCGAAGTGCGTCTCGAATACACATTATTGCGCAAGGGACTAGAAGACGGTTTTGGAATTTTACTTCCTCCTTCTGAAGGCGTAGATCACGGAGATTTTTACCATGGTTACGGTTTCTGGCTGCATATTAAAAACAGTGTTTTTTCTGTATCTCTGGTGAAAAATGGCTTGGAGATACGAAAAACTTCCCGACCGATAAAGGAGAATAAAGAGAAGTTTTTCATAGCTCTTGAAAAACAAAATCATCGCTTGTCTTTAATTATTGATCACGTGGTGTGGATGATTCACATGGATTATCTTCCCGGGCGAGGGGGCCGTATTGGGGTGATTATCCAAGATGTTACCGATGTTTGCGGAAATATTGTCGTTTTAGAAAGTAGTGGATCTTTACAGGTAAGTTGTTTAGCGGTTCCCGATGCTTTTCTGAATGAGAAGCTATACGATCGTGCTATTACATTTTACCGTAGGATTGCAGAGTCTTTCCCAGGACGAAAGGAAGGATACGAAGCACAATTTCGTATAGGAATTGCTCTATTAGAAAAAGCTTCTGAAAGTGGAGATTCTGAGGGATTTACGCAAGCTCTTGGTAAGTTTGAGATTTTGCACAATAGTGTTGCAGCTCCCCTAGAATATCTTGGAAAAGCTTTGGTGTATCAGAGATTGGGAGAGTATAATGAAGAGGTGAAAAGTTTGTTACTGGCATTGAAGCGTTATTGTCAATGCCCGGAAATTTCTCGCATTCGGGATCATATTGTTTATCGACTACACGAAACTTTATACAGTAATCATCGCCTTTCCCTAGTCTTTATGCTTCTGGCTCTTCATATTGCTCCAGAATCTATCAACGCTACAGAAGAAGAATATTTTGTGAAGAATTTACATGGGAAGATCCAAGATACTCTGTTTTGTAATTTGGACCTTTCCCCTATAGATTTTCGTTCGTCAAAAATGGAATTGCTGTTGAGTTATTGGTCTGGATTCACTCCTTTCCTTCCGGGATTATTCCAAAAATACTGGGATCTAAAAGATTATCGTGCTCTAGCCGATGTTTTTTATGTCGCCGCTGATTTAGGAAATCGCGAATTTCTCGAAATGTATTCAGACCTTGTACGTGAGAACATTTGTTCTACAACATGCACGGAGGATATCGTAGAATTTCTCCCTCATCAGCTTGAGCATTTCTTTTCTGGGGTCCGGGCGATTTCTTTGCATGAGCCTCTAGAAAAAGTATTTGCTCATATTGAGATCCTAGATCCTGTTCTTATTTTATATTTGTTTGATTTGTTTGCTAAAGATGCTTTGATTCATCATCGTGGTGAGCTAATTCTTAGTGCGATAACCTTGATAGAAAAGTATGTATCTTCTCAGCAATATTATGAGCATCTTTTACCTTGCGAAGTGCTTGCATATTTATGGATGAAGGATGAGAAAAAGGTCTATAACCTTTTGTGCAATAACTATGAAGAATCTTTATGGCTAGATGATCGTAGCCCAGCTTTTGTTCTTTATGGTTGTTGGTTGGCTCTTGTTGAAGATAGCTCCCTATCTTACTTACATCTTTCAGGATGTAGAGAAGATGCTCTATATCCAAGAGCGCTTATAGGAGGATTTTGCAGTCCTCTGGGAATTTGCGAAAATCAACTGAGTTACCAAGAACGTAGGAAATTACTTCTGCAGAAGTTTATCTTTTTCCATTGTTTAGGAATGAATGAAGAACGTGACAACTGTACGGTTGCTTATGATCTTCTCTCTATAGAGCGCTCTTTATAA